Genomic window (Methanobrevibacter sp.):
GTTTATCATTGTCACAGAGGTAAGTGATACATTTTCCTTTACCTTCATCCCCCCATGCTCCACCAACTAAAATACTACAAGTCATTTAATAACTCCTTAAAATTAATATTTCTGAAAATTTTATAAAATTTCCATAACAATAATATTATATTTTTACTGTTTAAAAAGCTTTTCCAAAACCAAAATTCACTATAATATAAATATTATATTAAATAAAAATACAATTCATATAATTTATAAACCTAAGGTAATTCGCATGCATATTGAAAAACAATATAGAGAATTAGAACAAGTCGAAGAGATAAGAGTTTATAATATTGACAGAGACGAAGTGTTTAAACATGTTAATCCGGTCAAAAAACCGGATAAAGTTCGTTTCAGCAATGTTATGAAGCATGTTCCTTCAGATATAAATGTTTTCCTGCCTATTGATGACGGTGAAGATTTTATTGTCGAAAGAATAGGCTGGAACTTACTTGAAAGATTAAATATAAAACTGGAAGATGTTGAAGGCCGTAAATTAAGTGAAACATCTCCATTTTATTTCGATTTATTCAACGATGCATTTAGAGAAGTTTTAAAAACTGGAAATACAAAAGCTATGAGGATGTTCTATTACCAAAGTGATAGAATAAATACTCTTGCAAATATTCATATCATTTCTGATGAAGGTGAAGTTTACGCAATTTCCGATATGAAAAAAACAAGTCCTAATAAAACAAAATCCCCTGAAGAACAAAAAAGAGAAGACGAAGAAAATAAAGCTACATTAATCGAGTATTTTTCACAAACAGGAAGCTATTACAAAATTCATGACGAATTTACATGGACCCCCGGAATTTATAACATTATAAACCGATCAAAACAGTCAAGTGATGCATTTTATAATATTATTTTTGATTTGGTAATTCCTGAAGATAAACCTCTTGTTGAAGAGCTACTTAAAACAATGAGCCCTGAAACTGACACTTACGAAAATATTATACGTATTAAAACTCCAGGAGGCCATATTAAATATTTGGATACATATCTTTATTCCAAATTTGATGAAAATGGAGAAGAAATTAGTCATTACGGATTGTTCAAGGACATCAGTATCGATTCACATAAACACATGACAAGACCTGTGGATTTCATGTTAAATGGATTTAATCATAATTCCAAATTATCATTACTCGTAGAACCGTTAAGCAAAAGATACGAGTTCAGTGAAGGATTCTACAAAATGATTGAAATCCCAAAAGACGAATACATACACGGCAAAGAAATAATTGACAATATCATTGAAGATGACGTTAGAAGAGATATTAAGAAACTAATTGCCGGGGAAATTGATGAAATTAATAAAGTATTCACTTATAAAGTCAATGGTGATGAAGACAACTTAAAAATATGCGAATTATTTATTGAAAGATTCAAATACGGTAATCAGGACCATAGTATCGGTTTTTTAACTGACATTACCCTTTCACGTCAAAAACAACAGGAACTGATTAAATCAAATGCAACAAAAAATATTTTAATTAAGGAAGTGCACCACAGAGTTAAAAACAACTTACAGGTATTGAACAGTTTCTTAAACCTTGAAAGAA
Coding sequences:
- a CDS encoding adenylosuccinate synthetase — protein: MTCSILVGGAWGDEGKGKCITYLCDNDK
- a CDS encoding histidine kinase dimerization/phosphoacceptor domain -containing protein encodes the protein MHIEKQYRELEQVEEIRVYNIDRDEVFKHVNPVKKPDKVRFSNVMKHVPSDINVFLPIDDGEDFIVERIGWNLLERLNIKLEDVEGRKLSETSPFYFDLFNDAFREVLKTGNTKAMRMFYYQSDRINTLANIHIISDEGEVYAISDMKKTSPNKTKSPEEQKREDEENKATLIEYFSQTGSYYKIHDEFTWTPGIYNIINRSKQSSDAFYNIIFDLVIPEDKPLVEELLKTMSPETDTYENIIRIKTPGGHIKYLDTYLYSKFDENGEEISHYGLFKDISIDSHKHMTRPVDFMLNGFNHNSKLSLLVEPLSKRYEFSEGFYKMIEIPKDEYIHGKEIIDNIIEDDVRRDIKKLIAGEIDEINKVFTYKVNGDEDNLKICELFIERFKYGNQDHSIGFLTDITLSRQKQQELIKSNATKNILIKEVHHRVKNNLQVLNSFLNLERRAYGDNPNRILDNMQARLSSLALLHEKTYNTEDFININLEDYMKDQDSTLHMLFGAKDINFTSEVDPEIHLSIDVITPLLLIVDELTMNAIKHAFPDPDMPDKTISKEINFINEHVCELILKDNGVGLKDPNALINHNLGWEIINNLTRQINGKLEILDCEVGTGFKIVFPINFDYHIDELEGEA